The Afipia massiliensis genome has a segment encoding these proteins:
- a CDS encoding glyoxalase superfamily protein, translated as MPIEFSRVIPTLRMFDPAKAREFYFDYLGFKVDFEHRFEPALPLFMGISRGGIQLYLSEHHGDGSPGVHITIDTVGLADYHAELAAKGYNYMRPGLEKQPWGATTMTVYDPFSNHITFSEADRASA; from the coding sequence ATGCCCATCGAGTTCAGCCGAGTCATTCCCACCCTGCGGATGTTCGATCCCGCCAAGGCGCGCGAGTTTTATTTCGATTATCTCGGGTTCAAGGTCGATTTCGAGCACCGTTTCGAACCAGCGTTGCCGCTGTTCATGGGAATATCGCGGGGCGGGATCCAGCTTTACCTCAGTGAGCATCACGGCGACGGTTCGCCCGGTGTTCATATCACCATCGACACGGTCGGACTTGCCGATTACCACGCCGAACTCGCGGCGAAGGGCTACAACTACATGCGCCCCGGCCTCGAGAAGCAGCCGTGGGGCGCGACGACGATGACCGTGTACGATCCATTCTCAAATCACATCACCTTCAGTGAAGCCGACAGGGCCTCGGCATGA
- the ubiE gene encoding bifunctional demethylmenaquinone methyltransferase/2-methoxy-6-polyprenyl-1,4-benzoquinol methylase UbiE, giving the protein MERPDGTTHFGFRDVELGEKQTLVNEVFHSVARRYDLMNDLMSGGMHRLWKEAMITALNPPRTDAPFALLDVAGGTGDISFRAAKAAGHGFQATVCDINGEMLSVGRERAVAQHLDHQVSLVEGNAEALAFPDNSFDAYTIAFGIRNVPRIPLALSEAYRVLKPGSRFLCLEFSSVDVPGLDRIYDLFSFNVIPQLGRAVTGDAESYRYLVESIRQFPKPNAFADMISAAGFSRVKYDIMSGGIVALHSGWRL; this is encoded by the coding sequence ATGGAACGGCCTGACGGAACGACGCATTTCGGCTTCCGGGACGTGGAGCTTGGCGAGAAACAGACGCTGGTGAACGAGGTGTTTCACAGCGTGGCCAGGCGCTACGACCTGATGAACGACCTGATGTCGGGTGGCATGCACCGGCTCTGGAAAGAGGCGATGATCACCGCGCTCAACCCGCCGCGCACCGACGCGCCATTTGCGCTGCTCGACGTCGCCGGCGGCACCGGAGATATTTCCTTCCGCGCGGCCAAGGCCGCAGGCCACGGATTTCAGGCCACCGTCTGCGACATCAACGGCGAAATGCTCAGTGTCGGCCGCGAGCGCGCAGTGGCGCAGCATCTCGATCATCAGGTATCGCTCGTCGAAGGCAACGCGGAGGCCCTCGCCTTCCCGGACAACAGCTTCGACGCTTACACCATCGCCTTCGGCATCCGGAACGTGCCGCGCATCCCGCTGGCGCTCAGCGAAGCTTATCGCGTGCTGAAACCCGGCTCGCGGTTTCTGTGTCTGGAATTCTCGTCCGTCGATGTGCCCGGCCTCGATCGGATCTACGACCTGTTTTCGTTCAATGTGATCCCGCAGCTTGGCCGCGCCGTCACCGGCGATGCCGAATCCTATCGCTATCTGGTCGAATCGATCCGGCAATTTCCGAAGCCCAACGCCTTCGCCGACATGATCAGCGCCGCGGGCTTTTCGCGCGTCAAATACGACATCATGTCCGGCGGCATTGTCGCGCTCCATTCAGGCTGGCGTTTGTGA
- the ubiB gene encoding 2-polyprenylphenol 6-hydroxylase codes for MISALTHTLRLARAGYVFAREGVFGFADPSTMPPQAQFAVRMARLIERRGAATSGRLSRALTRLGPTYVKLGQFLATRPDVVGITMARDLENLQDRLPPFPQAQAEAVVVTAFDKPVSEVFASFGESVAAASIAQVHRAEVEKDGVRTTVAVKVLRPNVGGRFRHDLSDFMFVARKMEAVSAEARRLRPVEIVDTLSRSVAMEMDLRLEAAALSEMAENTRDDHDFRVPSVDWDRTSHHVLTMEWIDGIALNDRTKLEAAQIDLPDLGRKVIQNFLRHALRDGFFHADMHPGNLFVDDTGRLVAVDFGIMGRLGLKERRFLAEILLGFITRDYHRVAEVHFEAGYVPAHHSVENFAQAIRAIGEPIHNRAADEISMAKLLSLLLEVTGLFDMRTRPELIMLQKTMVVVEGVARGFDPKLDIWTTADPVVREWIARNLGPLGQIEGVVHGAGDLGKVLAGLPAIAARSVAVLNQFDQMTRDGLVLAPETVAAIGKAEAKRTRWQTAALWVIALTFLGILWSIR; via the coding sequence GTGATTTCTGCTCTCACTCATACCCTGAGACTGGCGCGCGCGGGCTACGTGTTCGCGCGTGAAGGCGTGTTCGGCTTCGCCGACCCCTCCACCATGCCGCCGCAGGCGCAGTTCGCGGTTCGCATGGCGCGGCTGATCGAACGGCGCGGCGCCGCCACCAGCGGACGACTGTCCCGCGCGCTGACGCGTCTTGGTCCGACTTACGTCAAGCTCGGCCAGTTTCTCGCCACCCGGCCTGACGTCGTTGGCATCACGATGGCCCGTGATCTGGAGAATCTTCAGGACCGCCTGCCGCCGTTTCCGCAGGCGCAGGCGGAGGCTGTGGTTGTCACTGCGTTTGATAAGCCTGTGTCTGAGGTGTTTGCGAGCTTCGGCGAGTCGGTCGCCGCCGCCTCCATCGCGCAGGTGCATCGCGCCGAAGTGGAAAAGGACGGCGTCCGCACGACCGTTGCCGTGAAAGTGCTGCGACCGAATGTCGGCGGCCGGTTTCGCCACGATCTTAGCGATTTCATGTTCGTGGCGCGTAAAATGGAAGCCGTATCCGCCGAAGCCCGGCGGCTGCGTCCGGTCGAGATCGTCGATACATTGTCGCGGTCGGTTGCGATGGAAATGGACCTGCGGCTGGAAGCCGCCGCGCTGTCCGAGATGGCGGAGAACACCCGCGACGATCATGATTTCCGCGTGCCGTCGGTGGATTGGGACCGCACCAGCCATCACGTGCTGACCATGGAATGGATCGACGGCATCGCGCTGAACGATCGCACCAAACTTGAAGCCGCGCAGATTGATCTGCCGGATCTCGGCCGCAAGGTGATCCAGAACTTCCTGCGCCATGCGTTGCGCGACGGCTTCTTCCACGCCGACATGCATCCCGGCAACCTGTTCGTCGACGACACCGGGCGGCTGGTCGCGGTCGATTTCGGCATCATGGGGCGGCTCGGCCTGAAGGAGCGCCGTTTCCTCGCCGAAATTCTTCTGGGCTTCATCACCCGCGACTATCACCGCGTCGCCGAGGTGCATTTCGAGGCGGGCTACGTGCCCGCGCATCATTCGGTGGAGAATTTCGCACAGGCCATCCGCGCCATCGGCGAGCCGATCCACAACCGCGCTGCCGACGAAATCTCGATGGCGAAATTGCTGTCGCTGCTGCTCGAAGTCACGGGCCTGTTCGACATGCGCACGCGGCCTGAGCTGATCATGCTGCAGAAGACCATGGTGGTGGTCGAAGGCGTGGCGCGCGGCTTCGACCCCAAGCTCGACATCTGGACCACCGCCGATCCCGTGGTGCGCGAATGGATCGCGCGCAACCTCGGCCCGCTCGGCCAGATCGAAGGCGTGGTGCACGGCGCGGGTGACCTCGGCAAGGTGCTGGCCGGCCTGCCGGCGATCGCCGCGCGATCGGTCGCCGTGCTGAACCAGTTCGACCAGATGACCCGCGACGGGCTGGTGCTGGCGCCTGAAACCGTCGCCGCCATCGGCAAGGCCGAGGCGAAACGCACCCGCTGGCAGACGGCGGCGCTGTGGGTGATCGCGTTGACCTTCCTCGGCATTCTCTGGAGCATCCGATAA
- the coaBC gene encoding bifunctional phosphopantothenoylcysteine decarboxylase/phosphopantothenate--cysteine ligase CoaBC produces MASLTVRKLDEALKASLRLRAAKAGRSVEDEVRMILREAAEPQAVKPPSGPARNQPHRTRASFPIDLPRVTLIIGGGIAAYKALDLIRRLKERGIHVRCVMTRAAQQFVTPLTAGALADERCYTDLFDAQSEFDAGHIRLARDTDLIIVAPATADLMAKMAQGQADDLATAILLATNRPVLVAPAMNPLMWANVATKRNVAQLVRDGVSFIGPNSGEMAEANEAGVGRMSEPTEIAIAAEAMLRPPHTGPLAGKKILITAGPTHEPIDPVRYIANRSSGKQGYAIAASAAEAGADVTLISGPVDLDDPVGVRVIRVESARDMLAQVDAALPVDIAIFAAAVADWRVANAGEQKIKKTASGMPPLQLVENPDILATISKHQQNRPQLVIGFAAETQNLIENATSKLKRKGCDWIVANDVSPASGVMGGDRNTVHILTRDKADIAVDSWPVMTKEEVADALVAKIASTIGQQNS; encoded by the coding sequence ATGGCCAGCCTGACCGTCCGCAAACTCGATGAAGCCCTCAAAGCCAGTCTCCGGCTGCGCGCCGCCAAGGCCGGCCGCTCGGTGGAGGATGAGGTCCGGATGATCTTGCGCGAGGCTGCCGAGCCTCAGGCCGTCAAACCTCCATCAGGCCCCGCGCGAAACCAGCCGCACCGGACCCGGGCCTCGTTCCCGATCGATCTCCCGCGGGTCACGCTGATCATCGGCGGCGGCATCGCTGCCTACAAGGCGCTCGATCTGATCCGCCGCCTGAAAGAGCGCGGCATCCATGTCCGCTGCGTGATGACCCGCGCCGCGCAGCAATTCGTCACCCCGCTCACCGCCGGGGCGCTGGCCGACGAGCGCTGCTACACGGATCTGTTCGATGCCCAGAGCGAGTTCGACGCCGGGCATATCCGCCTCGCCCGCGATACCGACCTGATCATCGTCGCACCCGCCACCGCCGACCTGATGGCCAAGATGGCGCAGGGCCAGGCCGATGACCTTGCCACCGCGATCCTGCTCGCGACCAACCGTCCGGTGCTGGTGGCGCCTGCGATGAACCCGCTGATGTGGGCCAACGTCGCGACCAAGCGCAACGTCGCGCAACTCGTGCGCGACGGCGTCAGCTTCATTGGTCCGAATTCCGGCGAGATGGCCGAAGCCAACGAGGCGGGCGTCGGCCGCATGTCGGAACCAACCGAAATTGCCATCGCAGCAGAGGCGATGCTGCGCCCGCCGCACACAGGGCCGCTTGCAGGAAAGAAGATCCTCATCACCGCCGGCCCGACCCACGAGCCGATCGATCCGGTGCGCTACATCGCCAACCGCTCCTCCGGCAAGCAGGGTTATGCCATCGCAGCATCCGCAGCCGAGGCCGGTGCGGACGTGACGCTGATTTCTGGTCCGGTCGATCTGGACGATCCTGTCGGCGTCCGCGTCATCCGCGTGGAATCAGCGCGTGACATGCTTGCGCAAGTGGACGCCGCATTGCCGGTGGATATCGCGATCTTCGCCGCCGCCGTCGCCGACTGGCGCGTTGCCAATGCGGGCGAGCAGAAGATCAAGAAGACCGCGAGCGGCATGCCGCCGCTGCAACTGGTGGAGAACCCGGACATTCTCGCCACAATCTCCAAACACCAGCAAAACCGACCGCAACTCGTGATCGGCTTCGCCGCCGAAACCCAGAATCTGATCGAGAACGCGACATCGAAGCTGAAGCGCAAGGGCTGCGACTGGATCGTCGCCAACGATGTGTCGCCTGCATCCGGCGTGATGGGCGGCGACCGCAACACCGTCCACATTCTCACGCGGGATAAAGCCGATATCGCGGTTGATTCCTGGCCGGTGATGACCAAAGAGGAAGTCGCGGACGCGCTCGTCGCAAAAATCGCCAGCACGATAGGACAACAGAATTCATGA
- the dut gene encoding dUTP diphosphatase — MTTAIAVEIQRLPHAEGLALPAYQTAHAAGLDLLAAVPEDKPLTLKPGQRALVPTGLMIAVPPGHEAQVRPRSGLAFKHGVTVLNSPGTVDADYRGEVSVLLINHGDEPFTIRRGERIAQLVIAAVTQANLVAVASLSPTDRGSGGFGSTGR, encoded by the coding sequence ATGACGACTGCCATCGCCGTCGAGATCCAGCGCCTGCCACATGCCGAAGGCCTCGCGCTGCCGGCTTATCAGACCGCGCATGCCGCAGGCCTCGATCTCCTTGCCGCGGTTCCCGAGGACAAACCGCTCACGCTGAAGCCGGGACAACGCGCGCTGGTGCCGACCGGACTGATGATCGCGGTGCCGCCGGGTCATGAAGCGCAGGTGCGCCCGCGATCAGGGCTGGCGTTCAAGCACGGTGTCACCGTTCTCAATTCGCCGGGCACGGTGGATGCCGACTATCGCGGCGAAGTTTCAGTGCTTTTGATCAATCATGGCGACGAGCCATTCACGATCCGGCGCGGGGAACGCATCGCCCAGCTTGTCATCGCCGCCGTGACACAGGCAAATCTTGTGGCCGTTGCATCGCTGTCGCCCACCGATCGTGGCAGCGGCGGGTTTGGTTCCACCGGGCGGTAG
- a CDS encoding PAS domain-containing sensor histidine kinase, which produces MSGVIEGMRRTLLSCTSIVRGGAVGLGAAALFGIAPAFARDDVFQNALTLLAAIDRQEIAALSVAAAVLGFSVVAAILLMRTRLRAAHIESRLLSDNQALQLEADRFRALLFAEPQVLISWAAGEDRPDISGDVAMLMPQGADPFNPQRLLAFGSWLLPEQALAMDHAIDNLREAGEGFQLNLSTAAGRTIEAMGRAIGGQAIVRIRELSGVRMELAELNIRHSHLLEETGALRAFAEAVPLPVWARRSNGALSFANAAYAQATDAASVSDAIERNLELLDHDDRANMARALADRNGFAARVPIVTGGQRRIFDIHALNVAGGSAGIAVDATEAASLRAALERMAEAHRRMLDQLSSGVAVFDASRRLTFYNDSYRRLWDFDRAFLDDNPDDSSVLDKLRVARKIPEQPDFRAWKNKLFEAYRAIEPAKDTWYLPDGRALSVVTAPNPEGGVTYLFDDVTESLKLARQNDGLIRVQRETLDNLAEAVAVFGSNGRAQLFNPPFARMWKLSPEALAQQPHIEAIEQWCRPLFDDDTTWQTLRAAITGIDDRISVPLKLERKDGSVIDCTTMPLPDGATMLTFQDVTDTVNVERALRERNEALEAADQMKIDFVHHMSYELRAPLTSIIGFAHFLGDPSTGPMTPKQSEYLSYITTSTDALLAISNNILDLATIDAGAMKLNLGPVDLRKTVDEATAGIQDRLARENIRLDVHIDPAIGDFVADERRIVQVLYNLLANAVGFSPPNSAVALRARRSNASVVFSVSDSGPGIPEEVKDKVFDWFESHANGSRHRGAGLGLSLVRSFVELHGGKVHVDSVVGKGTTVTCEFPVDQSFRNAAE; this is translated from the coding sequence ATGTCAGGCGTGATCGAGGGGATGCGGCGGACCTTGCTGTCGTGCACTTCGATTGTGCGCGGAGGCGCGGTTGGCCTTGGTGCGGCGGCCCTGTTCGGCATCGCGCCCGCTTTTGCACGCGACGATGTCTTCCAGAACGCGCTGACGCTCCTCGCAGCCATCGACCGGCAGGAAATTGCCGCGCTGAGCGTCGCGGCTGCAGTCCTCGGATTCTCCGTGGTCGCGGCGATCCTGCTGATGCGCACCCGGCTGCGCGCCGCACACATCGAATCGCGTTTGCTGTCGGATAATCAGGCGCTGCAGCTCGAGGCGGATCGCTTTCGCGCGCTGCTGTTCGCCGAGCCGCAGGTGCTGATCTCTTGGGCCGCGGGCGAAGACCGCCCCGACATCAGCGGCGATGTGGCCATGTTGATGCCGCAAGGCGCTGACCCGTTCAACCCGCAGCGGCTCCTCGCCTTCGGAAGCTGGCTGCTTCCGGAACAGGCGCTTGCAATGGATCACGCCATCGACAACCTGCGCGAAGCCGGCGAAGGCTTTCAGCTCAATCTGTCGACAGCCGCCGGGCGCACCATCGAGGCGATGGGCCGCGCCATCGGCGGGCAGGCTATCGTCCGGATCCGCGAACTCTCCGGGGTGCGGATGGAACTCGCCGAACTCAACATCCGGCACAGTCATTTGCTGGAAGAAACCGGCGCACTGCGCGCATTCGCCGAGGCTGTTCCGCTGCCGGTCTGGGCCCGCCGCAGCAACGGTGCCCTCAGCTTCGCCAACGCCGCCTACGCGCAGGCGACCGATGCAGCCTCGGTCTCCGACGCCATCGAGCGCAATCTCGAACTGCTCGACCACGACGATCGTGCCAACATGGCGCGGGCGCTCGCGGACAGAAACGGGTTCGCAGCACGGGTTCCGATTGTGACCGGCGGTCAGCGCCGCATCTTCGACATTCACGCACTCAACGTGGCGGGCGGCAGCGCCGGGATCGCCGTTGATGCGACCGAGGCCGCAAGCCTGCGCGCTGCGCTGGAACGAATGGCGGAAGCCCATCGCCGCATGCTCGATCAGCTCTCGTCGGGCGTCGCGGTGTTCGACGCATCCCGGCGGCTGACATTCTACAACGATTCCTACCGTCGGCTTTGGGACTTCGACCGCGCATTCCTCGACGACAATCCTGACGATTCCAGCGTGCTCGACAAGCTCCGTGTCGCCCGCAAGATTCCCGAGCAGCCCGATTTCCGCGCGTGGAAGAACAAGCTGTTCGAGGCCTACCGCGCCATCGAGCCTGCCAAGGACACCTGGTACCTGCCGGACGGCCGCGCGCTCAGCGTCGTCACCGCGCCCAACCCCGAAGGCGGCGTCACCTATCTGTTTGACGACGTCACCGAAAGCCTGAAGCTCGCGCGGCAGAACGACGGCCTGATCCGCGTCCAGCGCGAAACGCTGGACAATCTGGCGGAAGCGGTCGCCGTGTTCGGCAGCAACGGCCGCGCACAGCTGTTCAATCCGCCCTTCGCGCGGATGTGGAAACTGTCCCCGGAAGCGCTGGCGCAGCAGCCGCATATCGAAGCCATCGAGCAGTGGTGCCGGCCGTTGTTCGACGACGACACAACCTGGCAGACCCTGCGCGCCGCCATCACCGGCATCGACGACCGGATTTCGGTTCCGCTCAAGCTCGAGCGCAAGGACGGCAGCGTCATCGACTGCACCACCATGCCGCTGCCCGACGGCGCGACCATGCTGACCTTCCAGGACGTCACCGACACCGTGAACGTCGAGCGCGCGCTGCGCGAACGCAACGAGGCGTTGGAAGCCGCCGACCAGATGAAAATCGACTTCGTTCATCACATGTCCTACGAGCTGCGCGCGCCGCTGACGTCGATCATCGGCTTCGCGCATTTCCTCGGCGATCCATCCACCGGACCGATGACGCCGAAGCAGAGCGAGTATCTGAGCTACATCACCACCTCGACCGATGCGCTGCTCGCCATCAGCAACAACATTCTCGACCTCGCCACCATCGATGCCGGCGCGATGAAGCTCAATCTCGGGCCGGTGGATTTGCGCAAGACCGTCGATGAGGCGACCGCCGGCATCCAGGATCGCCTCGCCCGCGAGAACATCCGACTCGATGTTCACATCGATCCTGCCATCGGCGATTTCGTCGCCGACGAACGCCGCATCGTCCAGGTGCTCTATAACCTGCTAGCCAACGCCGTCGGCTTCTCGCCGCCGAACAGCGCGGTGGCTCTGCGCGCGCGGCGCAGCAACGCCAGCGTGGTGTTTTCGGTGTCCGATTCCGGGCCCGGCATTCCGGAAGAGGTCAAGGACAAGGTGTTCGACTGGTTCGAGAGCCATGCCAACGGATCGCGCCATCGCGGCGCAGGCCTTGGCCTGTCGCTGGTGCGATCCTTTGTCGAACTGCACGGCGGCAAGGTCCATGTCGACTCGGTGGTCGGCAAGGGCACGACGGTGACCTGCGAGTTCCCCGTCGACCAGTCCTTTCGCAATGCTGCTGAATGA
- the tsaE gene encoding tRNA (adenosine(37)-N6)-threonylcarbamoyltransferase complex ATPase subunit type 1 TsaE yields MSDLSTFHAALANETATGQLMADLALLLSAGDVITLSGDLGAGKTAAARALIRYLAQDDDLEVPSPTFTLAQTYDLPSFPLLHADLYRVNDPDELEEIGLSPLPDGTVALIEWPERAPQMLPPDRIDIAFSHRPSLGTGARAAEITGYGKLTAKVERLASLRRFLEIAGSLEAKRQRMPGDASTRSYARLVKGDQSTILMNSPRRPDGPALYDGKSYSEAVHLAEDVRPFVAIANGLRERGYSAPAIHHADLDDGFLITEDFGGDLFIEGDPPKPIAERYQAAVDMLAAFHQEQLPDVLPLAPHLDYIVPPFDDAAMMTEVGLMPEWYLPDKGVTLTSNMHADFLLIWGDLFAKLADTPKTWMLRDFHSPNLIWLAHRRDIGRVGLLDFQDAVMGPPAYDLVSLLQDARIDVPESIEIAMLTRYAKERRAADPTFDPAAFVQQYAIMSAQRNTRLLGTFARLNRRDGKPQYLQHQPRVWTYLNRALAHPSLEIFREWCTAHVPPPAT; encoded by the coding sequence ATGAGCGACCTCTCGACATTCCATGCCGCACTGGCGAATGAGACCGCCACCGGCCAGTTGATGGCCGACCTCGCGCTGCTCCTGAGCGCGGGCGACGTCATCACCCTGTCGGGCGATCTCGGCGCCGGCAAAACCGCGGCCGCACGCGCGCTGATCCGTTATCTCGCGCAAGACGACGATCTGGAAGTGCCGAGCCCGACGTTCACGCTGGCGCAGACTTACGATCTGCCGTCCTTCCCGCTGCTGCATGCCGATCTCTATCGCGTCAACGATCCGGACGAACTGGAAGAAATCGGATTGTCGCCGCTGCCGGACGGCACCGTGGCGCTGATCGAATGGCCGGAACGCGCACCACAGATGCTGCCGCCGGACCGGATCGATATCGCGTTCAGCCATCGGCCGTCACTCGGCACCGGTGCGCGCGCCGCCGAGATCACGGGCTACGGCAAGCTGACCGCGAAAGTCGAACGGCTGGCATCGCTGCGGCGCTTTCTCGAAATTGCAGGCAGCCTGGAGGCCAAACGCCAGCGCATGCCGGGTGATGCTTCGACGCGGTCCTATGCGCGGCTGGTCAAAGGCGATCAATCGACCATCCTGATGAACTCGCCGCGCCGCCCCGACGGACCCGCCTTGTACGACGGCAAATCCTACAGCGAGGCGGTCCATCTCGCCGAGGACGTCAGGCCGTTCGTCGCCATCGCCAACGGACTGCGCGAGCGCGGCTATTCCGCACCGGCGATCCATCATGCCGATCTGGATGACGGCTTCCTTATCACGGAGGATTTCGGCGGCGATCTTTTCATCGAAGGCGATCCACCGAAGCCTATCGCCGAACGCTACCAGGCCGCGGTGGATATGCTGGCAGCTTTCCATCAGGAACAACTGCCCGACGTGCTGCCGCTCGCGCCGCACCTCGACTACATCGTACCGCCGTTTGACGACGCCGCGATGATGACCGAAGTCGGACTGATGCCGGAATGGTATCTTCCAGACAAAGGCGTGACGCTGACCAGCAACATGCATGCGGATTTTCTGCTGATCTGGGGCGATCTGTTTGCGAAGCTCGCGGACACGCCGAAGACCTGGATGTTGCGCGACTTCCACTCGCCCAATCTGATCTGGCTCGCGCACCGCAGGGACATCGGGCGCGTCGGCCTGCTTGATTTTCAGGACGCGGTGATGGGCCCGCCTGCCTACGATCTGGTCTCGCTGTTGCAGGATGCGCGGATCGACGTGCCCGAAAGCATCGAGATCGCGATGCTGACCCGCTACGCCAAGGAACGGCGGGCCGCAGATCCGACTTTCGATCCCGCAGCCTTCGTCCAGCAGTATGCGATCATGTCCGCGCAGCGGAATACGCGGCTGCTCGGCACCTTTGCCCGCCTCAACCGGCGTGACGGCAAGCCGCAATACCTGCAGCATCAGCCGCGGGTGTGGACATATCTCAATCGTGCGCTCGCCCATCCGTCGCTGGAAATATTCCGCGAGTGGTGTACCGCCCACGTCCCCCCGCCCGCGACCTGA
- a CDS encoding pilus assembly protein PilZ — translation MAAERRVGDRVVFERGFAAHLMGIDGTWRRNCLVEDISETGAKLTVEGSVEGLNLKEFFLLLSSTGLAYRRCELAWVNGEQIGAGFLKPDAKKKPARRASGSQVVEI, via the coding sequence ATGGCAGCTGAACGACGTGTGGGCGACCGCGTGGTTTTCGAGCGCGGTTTTGCAGCTCACCTGATGGGCATTGACGGGACCTGGCGGCGCAATTGTCTGGTTGAGGACATTTCCGAGACCGGCGCGAAGCTGACTGTCGAAGGCTCCGTCGAAGGCCTGAATCTCAAGGAATTCTTCCTGCTGCTGTCCTCGACGGGACTGGCCTACCGCCGCTGCGAGCTGGCCTGGGTCAATGGCGAGCAGATCGGCGCGGGATTCCTGAAACCCGACGCCAAGAAGAAGCCTGCCCGCCGCGCCTCAGGCTCGCAGGTTGTGGAAATTTGA